In the Triticum aestivum cultivar Chinese Spring chromosome 2B, IWGSC CS RefSeq v2.1, whole genome shotgun sequence genome, atttggtgcattggtttgagttctccacgtgatacgtggaagttacaagttgagaagcttattactcttgggtgcttggtggccttgagcttgttcctcttgggtgcttgggcgccctagacggttggtggtgttcggagctcaatcattgtggtgtaaagctccgggcaagcgtcggggtctccaattaggttgtggagatcgccccgagcaatttgacgggtaccggtgaccgcccccaagggttgccaaagtgtacgggttcggtgaccgctcccaagggtcgccatttgtacgggttcggtgaccgccctcaagggtcccttagtggaatcacgacatcttgcattgtgcgagggcgtgaggagattacggtggccctagtggcttcttggggagcattgtgcctccacaccgctctaaacggagattagcatccgcaagggtgtgaacttcgggatacatcgtcgtctccgcgtgcctcggttatctcttacccaagctctttacttatgcactttattttgtgatagccatattgtttcttgtcatatatcttgctttcACCTACtaacttatcttgcttagcataagttgttggtgcacataggtgagcctagttgttgtaggttttgtgcgcCCCTACATGACCCCACGCTGGAGCCGCCCCTATGCGGTGAGGTAGGAGATTTGTCAACCTGATAAACGTTGGCAGGAAGGAGTGAATGAATATGCAATTTGTGATAAAAAAACTATTGCAAAATGTTCGATACATTGTTAGTCATAAAATTGGAGGCAGAGCGGACTAGTGGTGGCTATCAAGAGCATGTTTTTTTGGAATGTTGGTCTAGGTGCACCCTTGTGAACAATAAAATTGAAAAACTGCATTTTGTAAATAATTCTAAATTTTGTTTGTAACATACATGGTCGAGTGATCTACTCACGTGTGAAGTTTCGCGAAGAAATGATAGTTGTGGTATTTTGGGAAAAATACCAAAATGAAGCTATAAAAAAATCCATGTTTGAACCAATTTGGATGGCCGATATTCTTTGTCAAGAATATGACGATTGTCATTTGTTCATGAAACTTTATATATAAGTAACATGGATTATGTATGTTAACCAACAAATTTGAATTGTTTAtcttttggtatttttagattttactattcagtTCATCGTATGGTGCCAACCTCGGGTCGAAAGAGCACTGGGATCTACACATTTTTTTAGTAATTGTATAAAAAGGATCAATTTTGACATTCCTTTAGAATAAATATGATTAAGTATTGTACCCTATAAAATATTTGGTCAAGGAATGGTTCCGGTTGACTTGAGAGCAAAAAACAAATTTATGACAACAAAGAAGCGTAAACAGTATTGTATATAGCATTTTTTTAATATAATATAGAcgcaagatatatatatatatatatatatatatatatatatatatatatatatatatatatatatatatatatatatagggaaaatccatcctaccacccggtatATATCAagaaatgcccgtgcgttgcaacgggagaaaaatttATCACATGTGTTTTTTAATTACCAATATATTTCAAAAACAAAATTTGTTTTACTCGTAGTTAATTTGCAAGCCAATGTCACATCTTCAATTCTGATCCAACATGTGAtaaacgggaactatcaagaaaTTCTCAGGGGCATGTGTAACTAAAAAGTTGAACAAAACCGAAAGGAATTATAGCTTTGCTTGTCTCTTTTCTCATTGTGCACTTGCCTGTTAGATAAAAATGATATGTTAATAACAACATTTTTTTACGTTAATAACAACATATTAAAGTATGCTATATCTAAAGACTCATAGGATCTGGAAATAGAAAATAACAACATATTAAAGCATTCACTATCTACAGACCTCAAAACTGAACAACATTCGTACCATGGTAGCTTGAAGCCCTCAACATTAAGAATAAATCAGATATAAGCAAATAAAAAATCACATGGACTATTACAGTTCACCCTCATTACTGCTCGCATTTCATTCTTCAGGGGGATAAGTTGTGCAGCAAAAGTCTAGTGATATTCTCAATTATGCTAGAAAAATAAGATGAGAAGGTTCCGTGCAACATCCTTTACACGTGCACTATATGACGAAAATTGTAAAGATAGACTGAGTAAAATTATGTTGAAATCTGAACCACTTGCAAGAATGCCGATATAGTGACAAGGATAGTTCGCACGTCATAAACTCATCATGATCAAATAAACATTATGGTGGTCTTGCATTCTCACCAACAATCAATGGCATCTTGACTGAGCTCCGAGCTAAACGTCTGAGAGTAGAATCACAATCTCCCAAAGTCGTCGTTAATTTCAAAGATATCGTGGCACACGTTGGGAAAATTTTGCATCTTGAAACAACCGTGAACAAAAAAAAATGCATCCTGAAAACAACATGAGCAAGATCAAGTATACCAACTCCCTTAAGGAGAACAAAAATAATTACGAAAAATTATCAATACCTGTGGAGGTAAATTCATTAACGAACATGTGAGTTCTTGAGTGCACTATCATCAAAATACACATCCATATCAAGTTCTCCTATGAACTGAACCACCGGTTGTTTTCAGAAAAAGCAGCCAGAAAAACAGAACGGCCACAGATCGTTTTGGTGTATTCACCAATGATTTTGAGAAATATAGAACGGCGGCCATAGATCGCTTTGATGTCTCGCGTGCATGTGTTGCACCGTGGCTTAGCTAGCTTTGTAGTGAATCAATCAATCCATCGCTGTGTACTGCCATCTTGTCGGAAGATTGATCGTCTCGGAAAGTAATTGGAAAGTAATCGATCCAGCTCCGAAGTTTTAGTACGCGCGTCACCGTCGCTGTAAGCTTGTTGCGTGTATGCGGACAGGGCCAACATGCATCGATCACACGGGCGTCGTTCCATGGCGCCCATCGGCTTCCGCGACCCGCCGATGGAGGCCCTGGAACAGATCACGCGGCGCACCGGCCCCCTCGACAATGTCGCCCTGCTCTGCCGTTTGTGCACCGTGGCGCCGCGTGCTCAAGGCCACACTCCTCCGCCTGATCAAACTGCCTTGATGCACCCTGACCCTGCTGGAGCCGCTTAGCGGTGGTCGGTTTCCGCTGCCTCCCATCATCTTGTCGCTCGAGCATAGCAAGCAAGGAGCAGCGATGTGGCGGCGTAACATAGGGGATCGGCGAGTTGAGGAGCAGCAGCCATAGGTACTTTGTCCTTGGTCCCCGTAGCCCCTCCCTCTTGATCTAATAACGaatcaaatagttttattttcCTCGATCTGATATGCGTTCAGGTGGACTTGTGCCCGTGAAGATGAAGGAGATCTGGTTGGAACAAAGAAGAGGACGGATACACGTTCAGGAGAAGTATTTGTGTCCGTGAAGAAGGAGATCGATGTGGCAACGATTACGAAGCGTTTTTTCCCACTTATTTACTATATTGCGGGTTAATTAATTAATATCATAGGGGGCTTTTTATAAAATGTGCGTGACGGTGAatccggagacccaatccgtgctttattattagggagagatatgCGCATACACTCATACTTAAAGCGCATCAccggaaattctaaaataaattcaggaataatgcgagcaccaggacttaacCCTGATGGAAATAAATCTAGGAATAATGCAAGCACCATGACTTGAACCACCCTCTAACCATCTCGCTTGTATATAACGTTTTGATTTGTTTTTTCTGCTCAAAATAACGTGTACGCGATACACTCACCCTATGAATACACACACGCACCCCCTatccttatgagcacctccgagagattaAGCCGACATGTCattttgaaatttacgaagtcaccataggcacctcgctgggataccactgtccctctaaccatccaacaacAGGTTGGTTTGTATGTACAAATATAATACTAGATcatatttaacttaaaaaatattttttgactttttctttataATTATTTAAATATTTTTCGCATATAGGGTGCACCGGAATCCGGGTTCACCATGGTATTTCTCACTGCGGAAGCGCCTAAAATCAAACCCTCTGACCCGCCATCAATGGCGGCTTGCCGCGGCCGACGGCGATCTCTCATCTCTCCCTCCGCCACACCGCGGCCTCGTTAAGCGCACGCGCAAGGTCGTGGGCCCTCGCCCCTCGGCATCCAGCAGACGATCCTCTCTCTCGCCCGCAGGTGCGGCGCCGGCCCATTCCTTCCGCAGTTCCATTCCCACGGGATCTGATCCGGTGACTATGTGGACGCGTCCGCCGTCGTCGGGAGCTCGTTCCCGCGGCGCGATTACGATCTTCGGACACCCTTAACTTGGCCTCTCCGCCCGACAACTTCGTCCTCATTCCTCAACGAGCGCCCTCGGTGAGCTAAATTCTCACTTCAGTCAAACAGAGTTTGCTTGAGCGTGTGTTTCCATCTCATTGCCGGCGAATTTGAGGACTTTTCCTACGCACTTTCTTGGCCAGTTGATTGAAAAAGAAGCGTGAGAAAGTTACAGATAACTTAACAGCAGGTAGTAATCTCCTAGGAACTTTCATTTTGTTGATTCCTTCCCAGGATTCAAAGAACTGCTGGGTTTGGTTGCCTCTTCACTCTTTGTATATACCTAACTAGATTAACCCGCGGGTTGCTGCAGATGACCTATCAAAAGACTGAAATTGTTTGCAGTAGAACTCATAAAGTAGACAGGAAAAATTAGTTTTGAGGGGATTTTTTTCATTGAGTAGAATTCATAAAGTATACAGGAAAGTTAGTTTTGAAGAATCTAAACGGTGTGGCTTTCAAATAAAGAAGATCTGCGGTCCGTTTGGTTTATGCCTCAATTCACCCTACCAAAAAATTGGGCATTCCAAATGTCCTACCACTCAATACACATCAATATTAAGGTTGAAAACAACAAAGTTGATGTGGCTGAACCATAGAAGAGATAACTAGCAATAACGgcttttcaaaaaataaaataactaGCAATAACTGCAATTAGAGTACATTAAACTGTATAAGAACATAGGATATGCATGGAAGGAACGTGTCATTGTGTGTATTCATAGGTTTCCGCTTTGCTGTTACTTTCCTGTAGTTCAGGGACATCTGTTGCAGCTGTAACCTTGTAGTTTGAGATCACGGTCTTATCTTTTATGACGAGTCTTTCTCATCACTGCCTTCTTATTAGGGAGCACAGCACATGACGATCCACAGACATATTGGTACCCACTGCCCATTGGAGACATGTTTGGTGGTCTCTGGCTCCTGCTCGTTGGAAACAACCTATTTTTTCAGTTATCTGACAGGTTTCCATTGTGTTCTGTTAACTACTGCACTATGATTCTCTATTTTTTACTGCACCCTCACGTGAACTGTAGCTATGGGCCATTGTTACTCTGCATCAGAGTAAAACTTAGAAACCGACCATTGTCCAAATCATTTTTCATTTAGGCGCTCTTCGCTTCACCACTCTGATTTTAGGCTCTCATGACATCATTGAATATCAGTTTGTTTAGCTGGATACTCATCTTAATTCCTTTTGTTCATAATGACCGTTTCACAGCTCGCACTTTCTATTTATGGTGGCCACTCAGTGGATGTAAAACAGTTTGAACACTTAGCAGCAGAAGCCTGGATGGCAGCTCCTACTGCTAAAAACTTCACAATCATTAAGTTGTAAGCACAAACTGTTTTATTTGTTCAATCAAATACACACAGCAAAGTGGGACGGAGTTCCGATGAACTGCAGCTCATCGAAAAAGCATACAACCTCATGATTACCAGTACAATAGTATTGCCAGACTATATGGCTATAACATTGTAGTACACAGTTTATTTATCCTCGGCGGCTTATTTCCTGTGCACCTCAATTCTCACAAAGCACGTCTTGACCCTCTCATAGACTGCATCAGTGATGCACATTATTTTATGAAGATAGAGAAAGATTTCTACACAGGGGCAACGAGCACCTCATCCCCGACATCAGTGTGATCTTTAACTGGCAGGTCGGTGTTCTTATCAAAGGGGAATGGCTCCAGTTTTGGCTGCGCTGCTTTCAGTATCATTTCAATTGGCATTTCTGGCTTTGATCTTTCCAAAGGCGCCACTGGATCAACACTTGGGTCATGACCCTGCAAAGAGTTATAGATTATTTAAAATAGGCTTGCAAATGATACATCAGTTTTATTTTAAACATGCATGGGTGGCACTAACCAGGTTAGCATGCATTTTCTCAACAAAAGTTTGGAAAGTGGCATAGTTCTGTCCCTCCAGTAGCTCATTCGATAACCGGAGGTAGGTGAATCCAAACAGTTTGTGCTCAGGAGGGCCATTCTTGTTGATGCCTTTCGGCCTCGCATTCCTGAGTATTGTGTTGTAAGCAGTGGCATCATATCGACCGAGTGCGTTTTCGCACGCCACATGTAAACCCTCTCTCCATCCAGCACTCAGCACCTAAGGGTTTGGATGAGAAGTGCTTCAGTGTTTCGGTAAAAGATAAGTGTACAATCCTGAGCCATGAATTACTGGGCGGTTGCTAATGGTGTAGTTACCTGTTGGACTAGTTCTTCTGGTGCGCTCTTCGCCTCTTCGCTTTGCTCTGAGTCCCTCATCTCTGCACAAGTGAAGTTCATGCTAGCATGATGCCTTGTGAGCATGCGTGCTATGGTTCTGTAGCCGTCTCTGTCATCTAAGTTGTAGTACCCGGCTGTGAGCTCGGCTGCATGGTTTGGAACCCTGTACCACCAGTGAATGCCAGAGATCTGCAACCAAACATTGGATCATGTCTCATTACATTCTAGATTAAGCAATGTGAGTCGTATATACTTCCTCATTCCGTAAGCTTATACACTATGTTGGAGTGAATTTGTGCATTTTTTTGTTGTTTATCAGGCACAACTTCTCAACTGAATCATGATTTTTGTAATCTTGTCTACTATAATATACTGAGATCTGTAGGATGGTACTTACTTTGATTGCCAGCTGCACCCTGCATCCCAAGAAGACCTTGTTTGCTTCGTCCAAGATCTTGTCACCGTGCTTGATCAGTTTGTTGGAGTACCATGACAGGAAAAACTTCCCCTTCTCGGTGAGGTATGTTCCGTTGTCCTTGAAGAATTGGGTTTTCTCGGGAGTGTCGTTGTACTCTCCAGCATCGTCAGGCAATTCCCACTCAGGATGGCCAGCCTTTGCCGCTGCTGCTTTGAAGTCTGCTTCCAGGTACTTATCATAACACTGCAGATTATTTTTGTTTTAGTTAAAACAGTTAATTGGAGCCTTTTTGTCTTTACTTGTTATGGTATTATTTTTGCATCCGTTTTAATTCATGCCTGTCTGTTTAGTTGGATGTACATTTGGTGTCCACTGCTTTTACCGTTTAATTGTGGGGCCATGGTCTTATGCTTGCTTCTGATACTTTGCTCAAAAGAAGAGCATGATCTCTCAAAAGCCATAAGTAGTGATAATTTGAAATTGCCATTTTATCCAACGTCGCTTATGATCAGAATCATTTTACCATTGGGTGAACCTTTTTCAGTGCAAATGGTCTCTTGGACAAAGATTGAAATGCCTTTGGTCATCACATGTTACATGTATAAGAGTATTTTGTAAGGACAGAAGAGTatttggcaaaaaaaaaaaaaaaaaaaacactcaCGATGAATTCTCCGATGCCCGGGAAGACCCATCCCTGGCTCTGAGGATAGGATGGGTACCTCATCTCTCCAGCTGGGCCAAGTCCCACTTCAATGTCCACGATGGTACCAGCATCCAAGAACTTTTTCATGTTTTCCCTGAAGCTCGTCATGTAATCAGCATACATCTGTAGTAGCCACAAAGAAGGATCAAAGCTTTGCTACCATGATCACACTGGGCCTATCAAAATCACAACTGTGGTGTTGCCAAGACTCATCTCAGTCATCTGAATCACCATATATGCAGGAGAGCTGGAATGGCGATTTAGCTTTGCTAACCTGGACGGCTGTTCTTCCATGGAAGAGAGGCTGGTCATCCACTCCAAGGGTGAGGTACTCGATGTTCCTCGTCCCGCCGCGGTTGGTGTAGAAAATGTCAGGGTCGGTGGCTCCGACGTCGCGCACCCACTGTGGGATGGGGATGTTGACGACGTCGCCGACGTTGCCACCGCACTGGTGGAACGACATGATGGCCTGCAGCTTGAGCCCGGCCTCGTGCACCAGGTCGAAGACCTGCTTGTAGGCGCTCCAGTCGTACGCCTTGGGGCCCTTGCCCTCCACCAGCCCCCACCAGACGTCTATCATGACGCCGTCCACGCCGGCCTCCGTCAGCTTCTTCAGCTGCGCCCTGATCTCGTCGCCCTTCTCGAACTTGTTGTCGACGCTCACGACATCCAGCTATTCCCACAACGAAAGCGAAGACAAAGGTTAGTGGAAATACTGCATCTGAGGTCTCAGATCTTGTTGATAAGCTGGGTATCATATGCACTATAATGTGAGTTTTTAGATCCTTGGAATGGTTTGTCAGTGCCATGGTGCTTAGCGAGTAGAGTGGAGCTTACCGGGAGCATAACGTAGACTTGGACATAGTTAGCTAGCATGTTCCCGGCCATTGTGGCTGCTGGCTACAAACACTGGCTTGCGTGCTCACTCACTCACTGAGCTTGGTTTGCTGGGTGTTGCAGGGGAGGTCGAGGGGTCTATTTATACTGCGAAagagggaggaggggggcggggtcCTTCTCCAGCGAGGCGAGTTGAACTGGTTGATTTTGGTTACCGCTCACAGCCAGCTTCAGGGTTGATATCATATTTTCCTTGTCACTGGGAGAGAAGATTGGGTATCTGAGTGTTCTGATTCGTTCACGTGTTTTCTGAGCGGCAAGCCAACAGTATCAGGTTTAAATACGTTATCCGACAAGACGAAAATATATTGACAGGGTCATTCCTTCTTTTCCTTTCCATCACGCTAGACGACTAGGACAAAGTTCTCCACCCCTCCAAGCTTCATCGGTCAGTCTGTGGATTAAGCCAAAAGCTGAAGCCACAAGCCCATAAATATATCCTTTTTGTTTAAAAGCCAAGCGTAAAAGTAGAAAATAAAACCCAACCAGACACCCTCTAATATGTGGTGATTTGGGGGCCTGTTTGGTCCTCCACCTCACACCCTCCATCGACGGGCCTGTGCTCGAGTGACAAGGTGGCGGGGAGGCGAATTCTAGTGCCTCGGCTCCtgctagtagtttaggttagggatTTTTAGTTGTTGCAAATGACATCTTTTCATTGTTGAGTAGGTCTTCTGGGTTTTGATTCTCCATTTCGTCTGACATGACTGAGCCGACGGAACTCTGATTAGATTTAGATTCTATTGTCTCTTGAGGCAATGAGTTTAGGGTTTCTCGCCATAGGTGCGGGACAATATCTGATGTCAGACACTTTAGATCGATTCAACGGTCACGACTGCGGTTTTAGGACGCTGATTCTTAAAGGCACGCACACAAAGACGTTTCAGTTGTCATCAACAAGGTTAGGACCACTGGCGGAGCTAGGTAaaatctttttttgggggggggggggggggtggcaaatagaaattatgggtgtttgggggggggggcaaaagtCTATATTTTCCCTAAtctttctctccaattattttTTCTTTCACATAATTTACctaggctggggggggggggcatggccccTGCAGCATACAACATAGCTCCGCCGCTGGTTAGGACGAGTCGGTGGCTCGTTTCAACAGTGGTAGTGGTCGTTCGGTGATCCAAGGACCTCGGTGtatttttttattatatttgagatgctttgtactttCGGCAACTCTATAATAGAACTGTGTcctttcaaaaaataaaataaaataaaatgtattttttaacacggtacaatcGAAGATGTTCATATACACTAATCCCTATGAATGCatgcacgcacaccctacccctacgaGGGACTTACAGTCGACGAGAATGTCTTCTTCCACTGAACGAATATCACCAGAAAGTCTGAAACAAATCCAGAAAAAAGGAGTACTAATGTCAATTTAAGACTTAAATCTTGATGAGCTGGTTTCATAAGAAACCTAACCATCTGAGCTGTACTCGGTTCGTGAAAAGAAAATGTATTGACAGGTGACTGTGTATCATCACACATCATGGTTATGTATTGTGTATATAACACTGTCAAGCAGTTACACAAATAGCCCGATCTTCTGTGCTATGATACGATCCAGTCTTATGTACTCATCTTACGGCTATCCATAGTTTTTACCCCCCCTTTTTTTAGCTGGCATAACTTGGTTTTCACTTTTAAGCAGTTGGTGATTTGCTCATCAGTAGCTCTCGCGGCAGCCAAATCACCGTAGGTTGCTATGCCATGTGCTACGTGCACGGTTAACCGAGACCGGGACTCCCGCCCAGGCCACGCCGCGCCATTTGGATGCGGCGGGCGGTTCTCAACATCTCGACCCGGCCGTTCGATGATCTCTGTCGGGCATTCAGTGCTTTCAGTTGGATTAGCTGGCACGGTGCACACTGGATCGGGATCGCGCCAATGACACGGGTGCTGGTCCCAACGTTTTGATCAAACATGTAATGCTAAGTTAGTAGTAACCCAAATTTAGCATATGCATACATACATAATAACAATTAAGTGAAGAAGAAACATTCAACTATTATAGAAGCAAGACATGGGCTCAGTATCGGTTTGAGATTATAAGGTAGAATTGGTTTCAGTGCGTTCATAAGACCACAAAAGATAACCACCTGACATGAAAATCGACACAAAAAACGCAGCCACTCGACATGGAAGTTTGATACCACAAGCGTAACAAAGGAGAGACAACTACAAAGCCAGAACTACTAAGCATACTAATAAGTGGCTTCACTCAACTGCCTTGTCGATCAACTTCATAGGCGCCACTTCATACTAATAAGTGACTCCACTCAACTGCCTTGTCGATGATCTTCATAAGCACCACTTCACATGAACCTGTGCATGTCCCAACAATGTGGTCAAGAAGGTAATAATCAAATGATATGATGCATTAGTAGGAAACATGGTTTAGCATACATATTCAATAGGACAATGATTTTTTCTGGTTTAAGAGAAAGAAGAAACATCAAATTGGTCCAACGTGTAAGATTTCACTATACTGTAAATCATTTGGTACATCGGAAATTACAGTACTTGTTCGGAACTAATGAGTGTATTAGTATCTATAGAATAATTGATCTGCAAGCTCATGAAAAAGAAGATACATTTAATTTGTTCCAAAAGCAAGGCAGGACAATTAATCCACGTCCAGTTCAGCCAAAAGAGTTTAGTTATACGACACTGAAAGCAGGCCAGTGGCAATGTCAAATAGAAAAAACTGGATCACATCAAGTTAATAACAAAGCATAAGAATTCAAGATACCAAAAGCTTCAATGTTAATCTCCATGTTCCAGAACCACGCATCGTCGACAACATAATATAACTAAACATAAATACTTTACACATAGACCATTTCACTATTTGTAGGAGATAAACAGAACATACGGGTATATGTTAGGACATTTAGTACCATGACTACATAGAAGATTTATGTACAAAACAAAACTGAAATTCTTCCAGCCCCACGTCAAACATTCAGTCATAAAATATATTCTTTATCAGGTTTTCAGTATCACAATGGGTTAAAAATCACATTGTCAATGTAAAGATACTATGTGCCTTTCTTTTGCTTCATTTGATCTGAATATCTCTATGAATACTCACAGTTCATAACAATCTCCAGCCATAAAAGTGAAAGATTTCAGTTCTCATCCAAACCACTTCATTAATAACTCAATGCATCAATTTTCTCTTTACTTTGACGCATTAACAAAATGATGACATGCATGAGCTGAAGTACTGAAACCTTTATAGCTAGGGGGCTAATTTGGCAACAGACTGGACTGGAAGCTAGGTGTCAAGCTGGCCCGAGACCCCGTTCAGCTCTATCACAGTGGCAACCTGCAAGCCAAGATGATGGGAGGAGCTGCAGTCCAGGAaacagcctctctctctctctctctctctctctctctctctctacttgcGCCGCTGCTCTAAGCCAAGAAATAATTGAACCTAGCAAGATACCTGTTGCAGGATAAGAGAAGCTAATGATGCATGTGAGGCTGCAGATTGTCACACTCACCTACAATAAACTCCATTCAAATCCTTTGAAGCATCCAATTTCTGCATAAACCAAAGAGGAAAATTGCCAAATTAGCT is a window encoding:
- the LOC123044614 gene encoding beta-amylase Tri a 17-like, with the translated sequence MAGNMLANYVQVYVMLPLDVVSVDNKFEKGDEIRAQLKKLTEAGVDGVMIDVWWGLVEGKGPKAYDWSAYKQVFDLVHEAGLKLQAIMSFHQCGGNVGDVVNIPIPQWVRDVGATDPDIFYTNRGGTRNIEYLTLGVDDQPLFHGRTAVQMYADYMTSFRENMKKFLDAGTIVDIEVGLGPAGEMRYPSYPQSQGWVFPGIGEFICYDKYLEADFKAAAAKAGHPEWELPDDAGEYNDTPEKTQFFKDNGTYLTEKGKFFLSWYSNKLIKHGDKILDEANKVFLGCRVQLAIKISGIHWWYRVPNHAAELTAGYYNLDDRDGYRTIARMLTRHHASMNFTCAEMRDSEQSEEAKSAPEELVQQVLSAGWREGLHVACENALGRYDATAYNTILRNARPKGINKNGPPEHKLFGFTYLRLSNELLEGQNYATFQTFVEKMHANLGHDPSVDPVAPLERSKPEMPIEMILKAAQPKLEPFPFDKNTDLPVKDHTDVGDEVLVAPV